One part of the Streptococcus sp. oral taxon 431 genome encodes these proteins:
- a CDS encoding NAD(P)H-dependent oxidoreductase has protein sequence MKILVINGHPDKESYCQAIFQTIVENIDSRHHELEVINLNEEDFDPVLRYGYRKRMEEDSFILHSQELIQWADHFIFIYPIWWSSMPSLMKGWIDRVFTPGIAYFANDQGSFIWNYLRGKQFKKLLKGKTASIYATSMAPTWWYKIFSGPINIPDSYGISVLKNAVLNHCGIKTKRVCVLGEVGRDVNTASMREEHLQKVAEEVKKLS, from the coding sequence ATGAAAATTCTAGTCATCAATGGACACCCGGATAAGGAAAGTTATTGTCAGGCTATTTTTCAAACCATTGTAGAAAATATTGACTCAAGGCATCATGAGCTTGAAGTCATCAATCTTAATGAAGAAGATTTTGACCCTGTTTTACGTTATGGTTATCGAAAACGTATGGAAGAAGATTCTTTTATCCTTCATTCTCAGGAATTAATCCAATGGGCAGATCATTTCATCTTTATTTATCCTATCTGGTGGAGTAGTATGCCTAGCCTCATGAAAGGCTGGATTGATCGTGTCTTCACACCTGGAATTGCCTACTTTGCCAATGACCAGGGAAGTTTTATCTGGAATTATCTAAGAGGCAAGCAGTTTAAAAAGTTATTAAAAGGGAAAACAGCCAGTATTTACGCAACCTCCATGGCGCCCACTTGGTGGTACAAGATCTTTTCGGGTCCTATCAACATTCCAGATAGCTATGGCATCTCTGTTTTGAAAAATGCGGTCTTGAATCACTGTGGGATTAAAACCAAGCGCGTGTGCGTACTAGGTGAAGTTGGACGGGATGTGAATACAGCAAGTATGCGTGAAGAGCATCTCCAAAAAGTAGCAGAAGAAGTTAAAAAACT